In the Leptotrichia sp. oral taxon 212 genome, one interval contains:
- a CDS encoding OmpA family protein — MKKKFVILIIGILTLTFCVNSCSKKNDNKSEIVKNKNSKVNNSEMTVPGYALGEVPIIQIPEIPNLSVTENPAAKITLDMTKKISSVPGITITPVKVENGDILGGNYTAQIGKDGKGQLSEGNKVVQSDGNGAGQYTDEKVTIQRDQNGAGQYINNVTGVTLQVDSKGAGQYTDEKNGISLQVNDNGTGMYKNENNGIDIMINEEGATYTSANLVIENNSDGSGEYHDKSKNLLIENNGKGKAIITYNGKTVEVDAKPLGKPPRFLKLEMVPPVPAIEANSLLITLDSGVLFDVDKYNLRPEAQEILKNLAVVLKEADIKSFEIDGHTDSDASDEYNKTLSDNRAKSVKEFLSSQGVKANIITNGYGESKPIASNDTPEGKQKNRRVEIIIPTM, encoded by the coding sequence ATGAAAAAGAAGTTTGTTATATTAATAATAGGAATTTTAACTCTTACTTTTTGTGTAAATTCCTGTTCAAAGAAAAATGACAATAAGAGTGAAATTGTAAAAAATAAAAATTCAAAAGTTAACAATAGTGAAATGACAGTTCCAGGTTATGCCTTGGGGGAAGTACCTATTATTCAAATACCTGAAATACCAAATCTTTCTGTGACAGAAAATCCAGCTGCAAAAATTACTTTGGATATGACAAAAAAAATATCTTCTGTTCCTGGAATTACAATAACACCTGTAAAAGTTGAAAATGGTGATATTCTAGGAGGAAACTATACTGCGCAAATCGGAAAGGATGGAAAAGGTCAGCTAAGTGAGGGAAATAAAGTTGTTCAAAGTGATGGAAATGGAGCAGGACAATATACTGATGAAAAAGTAACTATTCAAAGAGATCAAAATGGAGCAGGACAATATATAAATAATGTTACAGGAGTTACACTCCAAGTTGATTCTAAAGGAGCAGGACAGTATACTGATGAAAAAAATGGAATTTCTTTACAGGTAAATGATAACGGAACAGGAATGTATAAAAATGAAAATAATGGAATAGATATAATGATAAATGAAGAAGGTGCCACTTACACTAGTGCTAATCTGGTAATTGAAAATAATAGTGATGGTAGTGGGGAATATCATGATAAATCTAAAAATCTTTTAATTGAAAATAACGGAAAAGGTAAAGCAATAATAACATATAATGGGAAAACTGTTGAAGTAGATGCAAAACCTCTTGGAAAACCACCAAGATTTTTAAAATTAGAAATGGTTCCACCTGTTCCTGCTATAGAAGCAAATAGTCTTTTAATAACTTTAGATTCAGGAGTTCTTTTTGATGTAGATAAATACAATCTTCGTCCTGAAGCTCAGGAAATTCTTAAAAATCTTGCAGTTGTATTGAAAGAAGCAGATATAAAATCTTTTGAAATTGATGGGCATACAGATTCTGATGCAAGTGATGAGTATAATAAGACACTGTCGGATAATCGTGCCAAATCTGTCAAAGAATTTCTATCCTCTCAAGGAGTAAAGGCCAATATTATAACAAATGGTTATGGAGAGAGTAAGCCAATAGCTTCAAATGATACGCCGGAAGGTAAGCAAAAAAATCGCCGTGTTGAAATTATAATTCCTACAATGTAG
- a CDS encoding transaldolase family protein gives MEYFLDTANLDEIKKINDIFPIKGVTTNPSIIAKENRNFKEIINDIFSIIGKEKIIHVQAVGNTAEFLIKEVNLLRDTFGENVYVKIPVTFEGIKAMKILTKDGHKITATGILSPQQIIMAVEAGAEYMAPYINRSDNIGENGIEIVKEAFKILEINKKSDVECQEKFKRIFEPKILGASFKNVRQVHETMLAGSKSVTVSFDVFEKLIYHPYTDWSMDKFNSDWEKVYGNKTLLELL, from the coding sequence ATGGAATATTTTTTAGATACTGCAAATTTAGATGAGATAAAAAAAATTAATGATATTTTTCCTATAAAAGGTGTTACAACAAATCCTTCGATTATAGCAAAGGAAAATAGAAATTTTAAAGAGATTATAAATGATATATTTAGTATTATAGGTAAAGAAAAAATTATTCATGTACAAGCTGTAGGAAATACAGCTGAGTTTTTGATTAAAGAAGTTAACCTTTTGAGAGATACTTTTGGGGAGAATGTTTATGTGAAAATTCCTGTAACATTTGAAGGAATAAAAGCAATGAAAATACTTACAAAAGACGGACATAAAATAACTGCAACAGGTATACTTTCACCTCAACAGATAATAATGGCTGTAGAAGCAGGAGCAGAATATATGGCGCCTTATATAAACAGATCAGATAATATAGGTGAAAATGGAATAGAAATAGTAAAAGAAGCTTTTAAAATATTAGAAATAAATAAAAAATCCGATGTAGAATGTCAGGAAAAATTTAAAAGAATATTTGAACCTAAAATTCTAGGAGCCTCATTTAAGAATGTCAGACAAGTGCATGAAACAATGCTTGCAGGTTCAAAATCAGTAACGGTTTCTTTTGATGTATTTGAAAAATTGATATATCATCCCTATACAGATTGGAGTATGGATAAATTTAATTCTGACTGGGAAAAAGTATACGGAAATAAAACGTTATTAGAATTACTTTAG
- a CDS encoding DeoR/GlpR family DNA-binding transcription regulator → MFVSERLNEILKLIEEKGKVEVNNLSNFFKVSKDLIRKDLSKLEEQGLLERTYGGAIKKRQFAKTITIASRILENVEIKKKIALKALNEIKEYESIFLDISSINYILAQEIIKNNSSLTIITNMIDIMHLFSLNPNSKTKLVGIGGNCNNIIDGFVGISAINQINHFNIDRCFIGAIGVNLYNGNVSTYDQEDGLTKSAIISMSKNKYLITEKRKIDQDGQYNFSNLKFFDYIIIDDDISKDKSKEFKKYKVKII, encoded by the coding sequence ATGTTTGTATCTGAACGACTAAATGAAATTTTAAAATTAATAGAAGAAAAAGGAAAAGTTGAAGTAAATAATTTAAGTAATTTTTTTAAAGTTTCAAAAGATTTAATAAGAAAGGATTTAAGTAAACTTGAAGAACAGGGTTTACTTGAAAGAACTTATGGTGGCGCAATAAAAAAACGTCAATTTGCAAAAACTATAACTATTGCCTCAAGAATATTAGAAAATGTTGAAATAAAAAAGAAAATTGCACTAAAAGCATTAAATGAAATTAAAGAATATGAAAGCATATTCCTTGATATATCTTCAATAAATTATATTTTAGCTCAGGAAATCATAAAAAACAACTCCAGTCTTACTATTATTACAAATATGATTGATATTATGCATTTATTCTCTCTAAATCCAAATTCAAAAACAAAACTTGTAGGAATAGGGGGAAACTGTAATAACATAATTGATGGTTTTGTAGGTATTTCTGCCATAAATCAAATTAATCATTTCAATATTGATCGCTGTTTCATAGGTGCAATTGGAGTAAATTTATATAATGGAAATGTTTCAACTTACGATCAGGAAGATGGGTTGACTAAATCAGCTATAATAAGTATGAGCAAAAATAAATATTTAATTACAGAAAAAAGAAAAATTGACCAGGATGGACAATATAACTTTTCAAATTTAAAATTTTTTGATTATATTATTATAGACGATGATATTTCAAAGGATAAATCAAAAGAATTTAAAAAATATAAAGTAAAAATCATATAA
- a CDS encoding formate C-acetyltransferase codes for MNERIEFLKKELFRNKREISIERAVLYTESHKQTENLPEIIRRAKATENILKKMEIGIREKEIIAGNRTIKPRAGIISPEMDPYWILKEIDTIDTRPQDRFIFKEDDKKIFLEELYTYWEKKSLKDSLNGVIPPYIRNAVNEKIVNLNQTDKGQGHIIPDFEEVLKKGYQNIKKELEENLKKDSENDFFKASLIVLNATIEHIRRYEKLARELAEKENDPDRKYELEIISRVSGKIATEPAETFLEALQLLWYTSIVLQMESNASSISLGRIDQYLYPYYKKDIEKGESKEKLKEYLEAFYIKTNDVVLLRSEHSAKFFAGFPSGYTALLGGVSIYGQSAVNELSYLCLEAYQDTRLPQPNLGVRVNEIEPKKFIKKTCETIALGTGIPQLFNDEVVIPSFLSRGVSLEDARDYSVVGCVELSIPGKTYGLHDIAMLNILKIMEKVLYNNELEMDLNLDKIIEKIKEAISHYVKLMAEGSNIVDEGHEKYAPVPLLSTLVKDSLEKGKDITSGGARYNFSGVQGIGLPNLCDSLMIIKKFIFDNKKYTYKELMEALRNNYEGKYSAIREEFVNDETKYGNDIDEVDNISAEILRYYCKEVEKYSNPRGGKFIPGSYTVSAHIPLGEVVGATPDGRYSGEQLADGGLSPMFGRDIFGPTAVLKSLSKLDNVLLTNGSLLNVKLTPSVVNTDEGINKFVDFIYAYMKLKLTHIQFNVIGVDTLKKAQLNPEKYGNLVVRVAGYSAFFTELNKKIQDDIIHRTEHRL; via the coding sequence GTGAATGAGAGAATAGAATTTTTAAAAAAAGAACTGTTCAGAAATAAAAGAGAAATATCAATTGAAAGAGCAGTTCTTTACACTGAAAGCCATAAGCAGACAGAAAATTTACCTGAAATAATTAGGCGTGCAAAAGCTACAGAAAATATTTTAAAAAAGATGGAAATAGGAATTAGAGAAAAAGAAATTATAGCAGGAAATAGAACAATAAAACCAAGAGCAGGTATTATCTCTCCTGAGATGGATCCCTACTGGATATTAAAGGAAATAGATACAATAGATACAAGACCTCAAGATAGATTTATATTTAAAGAAGATGACAAAAAGATTTTTTTAGAAGAGTTATATACTTATTGGGAAAAAAAATCTTTGAAAGATTCTCTAAATGGAGTAATACCTCCATATATAAGGAATGCTGTGAACGAAAAAATAGTTAACTTAAATCAGACAGATAAAGGTCAGGGGCACATAATTCCAGATTTCGAAGAAGTATTAAAGAAAGGTTATCAAAATATAAAGAAAGAATTAGAAGAAAACTTAAAAAAAGATTCTGAAAATGACTTTTTCAAAGCTTCCTTGATAGTATTAAATGCGACTATAGAACATATTAGAAGATATGAAAAACTGGCAAGAGAATTAGCAGAAAAAGAAAATGACCCAGACAGAAAATATGAACTGGAAATAATTAGTAGAGTGTCAGGTAAAATAGCAACTGAACCAGCTGAAACATTTTTAGAAGCCCTTCAGCTGCTTTGGTATACAAGTATAGTTTTACAGATGGAATCAAATGCAAGTTCAATTTCCCTTGGAAGAATAGACCAGTATCTGTATCCTTACTATAAAAAAGATATTGAAAAAGGAGAAAGTAAAGAAAAATTAAAAGAATATCTTGAAGCATTTTATATAAAAACAAATGATGTTGTACTGCTTAGAAGTGAACATAGTGCAAAATTTTTTGCAGGATTTCCTTCAGGATATACAGCTCTTTTAGGTGGAGTGTCAATATATGGACAATCAGCAGTTAATGAACTTTCCTATCTATGTTTAGAAGCCTATCAGGATACAAGATTGCCTCAACCTAATTTAGGAGTTAGGGTAAATGAAATAGAACCAAAAAAATTTATTAAAAAAACATGTGAAACAATAGCTTTAGGAACAGGAATACCACAACTATTTAATGATGAAGTTGTAATTCCATCTTTTTTATCAAGAGGAGTATCTCTTGAAGATGCAAGAGATTATTCTGTAGTAGGTTGTGTAGAACTTTCCATTCCTGGTAAAACTTACGGTTTACATGATATTGCAATGTTAAATATTTTAAAAATAATGGAAAAAGTATTATATAACAACGAATTAGAAATGGATTTGAATCTAGACAAGATTATTGAAAAAATCAAAGAAGCTATTTCGCATTATGTAAAATTGATGGCTGAAGGGAGTAATATTGTTGATGAGGGACATGAAAAATATGCTCCTGTTCCTTTATTGTCCACATTAGTTAAAGATTCTTTAGAAAAAGGAAAAGACATAACATCAGGTGGGGCAAGATATAATTTTTCAGGAGTACAGGGAATTGGATTACCCAATTTATGTGATTCATTAATGATAATAAAAAAATTTATTTTTGATAATAAAAAATATACATATAAAGAATTAATGGAAGCTCTTAGAAACAATTACGAAGGGAAGTACAGTGCTATAAGAGAAGAATTTGTAAATGATGAAACAAAATATGGAAATGACATTGATGAAGTTGATAACATAAGTGCTGAAATATTAAGATATTATTGTAAAGAAGTGGAAAAATATTCAAATCCTAGAGGGGGGAAATTTATTCCAGGTTCATATACTGTTTCTGCACATATTCCATTAGGAGAAGTAGTAGGAGCGACACCTGATGGAAGATATTCTGGAGAACAATTAGCAGATGGAGGACTTTCTCCTATGTTTGGTAGAGATATATTTGGACCGACAGCAGTACTGAAAAGTTTAAGTAAATTAGATAATGTTTTACTTACAAATGGAAGTTTATTAAATGTAAAATTGACTCCTAGTGTAGTAAATACAGATGAAGGAATAAATAAATTTGTAGATTTTATATATGCCTATATGAAATTAAAACTTACACATATTCAGTTTAATGTAATCGGTGTGGACACATTAAAAAAAGCTCAGTTGAATCCAGAAAAATACGGTAATTTAGTAGTAAGAGTTGCAGGATATAGTGCTTTCTTTACTGAACTCAATAAAAAAATACAGGATGATATTATTCATAGAACTGAGCATCGGTTGTAA
- a CDS encoding glycyl-radical enzyme activating protein, with product MENLKKKGLIFNIQRYSLNDGNGIRTIVFFKGCPLRCPWCSNPESQSMEIEEMKSNINKNKKTVGKWYTIDEIIKEVLKDEVFFNTSGGGVTLSGGEILLQGEFITELLKELKENMINTAVETCGYGSTEVFRKMLPYIDTVFFDLKIMDNKKSKEILKGDFQTIKNNFLEAVRNNKVIPRFPYIPGYTDDIENINKMLEIIKKCNLSEIHVLPYHNYGISKYEQLNRKYELEDTEIPKKKKWKK from the coding sequence ATGGAAAATCTTAAAAAAAAAGGACTGATATTTAATATACAGAGATATTCGTTAAATGACGGGAACGGAATAAGGACGATAGTATTTTTTAAAGGTTGCCCGCTCAGATGTCCATGGTGTTCTAATCCTGAATCTCAAAGTATGGAAATAGAAGAAATGAAAAGTAATATAAATAAAAATAAAAAGACAGTTGGCAAATGGTATACTATTGATGAAATAATAAAAGAAGTATTAAAAGATGAAGTTTTTTTTAATACATCAGGTGGAGGAGTAACTTTGTCAGGAGGAGAGATATTACTTCAAGGAGAATTTATTACCGAACTTTTAAAAGAATTAAAAGAAAATATGATAAATACTGCTGTAGAAACATGCGGATATGGAAGTACAGAAGTATTTAGAAAAATGTTACCTTATATAGATACAGTATTTTTTGATTTAAAAATAATGGATAATAAAAAATCAAAAGAGATATTAAAAGGAGATTTTCAAACTATAAAAAATAATTTTTTAGAAGCTGTAAGAAATAATAAAGTAATTCCAAGATTTCCTTATATTCCTGGATATACAGATGATATTGAAAATATAAATAAAATGTTAGAAATTATAAAAAAATGTAATCTATCAGAAATACACGTTTTACCATATCATAATTATGGTATATCTAAATATGAACAGCTTAATAGAAAATATGAGTTAGAAGATACTGAAATTCCAAAAAAGAAAAAATGGAAGAAATAA